ATAAAATGTAAATTACTTCGAAAAAATTGAAAAATAATTTTTTTTCTAAGATTTTTAAATTCAGAATAAAAAAGTTTCTGCGGTGAGTCCCACTCAGCTACATATTTTTCAAATAAATTTTTTTCAAGCTGAGAAAAATAGTGTTGAGTATTTTTTGCATCAATAGCTGCTAATTCATATGGATCACACTTTTCTAATAGCCAACTAACTCTAAGTTGTTTAATTTCTTCAGCAACAGCAACTATAAATCTTTCCTTAAATTTTGAGAAAAATAGAATAGAAAAAAGCCCATGAAAAGGCTTTTTATTTGATATTATAGAATACTTTTTTAGCAATCTTTGGAAAAAATCACTAATTTCTACTGAATCAGATTTAACATACGAAAACATTGCGACTTTAATCAGTGCATTGGTTTCTGTATCACAAAAGTCCACTTCATAACCTATTAAATCGATAGGATTCGATTTCCTTTGAATATGATACTTTTTGCTTATTGTACTTGAACTTAAATTCACAAGAGATCTATCTCACTAAAATTGCTTAAACCACTCACCTCGGGCAAATACTCTATATCGTTCTTAGGAACAAGTACTTGTCGCTCAGCACCTCTAACATGAGTCACATATCGGGAACACTCTTTATGTGAATTATCTTTAAAAGGGGCGTGCGGGCATACAGACCCACATGCAGACTTCACTCCACAGACATCACTTAAAATTAATTTTCCCTCAGAATCAACTAATCCTTGCTTAACATGATAGGGGCAACGACTTTCTTTCATAATTCACCCTACAAAAGGAAGTTAAAAAAAAAGATTTGCATGCAAAAATAAATTTTGCACAGACAAAAATGACACTTATTTAAGCTTTATTTGCTTTAAACTGAGTAAAGCATAATGAATTTACCTAGTCAAATTTTTTCCAATGCAAAATAATAATATTATCTTAACTTTATGCGTCATTTTTTTGTTTTCATTAAAATATGGACAAAGACAAAAAAATTGTGATCAAAATTAAAAACTATATCAAACAAATAAAAAATAATTTATTTCAAATCGGCATATTACTTTTTTTTTCTTTCAATTTTCTTAAGAAAGTATTTTAATAATGATTTTTAATAATGAGTGCTCAACTTTAACTAGTGAAGAGTTATGGTTTTTGCAAACAAATTTAAGTATTAAAGAATTAAATAGGGTTCAAAATTTTCTCTCAAACCATTTTAATTACAATTCAAGCTCATATAGTTTAGAAAAAATAACTAAAAAATGCAATTTAAATATCAATTTCGAATGTATTGATAAAAAAGAATCTAATAAAAAAATTATTCCCTATTATCATCTAGAAAAAATAATTCATAGAAAATGGGAGCATCCTTGTTTACTTGCATATCAATATTGCGGAAATTTACAAATTTTAGAAAAACCAAAAATCGGTATCATTGGATCTAGAAAACCAACATTTTATGGCAGAAAAATAGCTGCGGATTTTTCTAAAGAACTTACAATTGCAGGAAATACTATTATTTCAGGGGGCGCCATAGGAATCGATTCTATTGCAAATTCTGTTGCATTTGAATATGGAAGTTCTTGTGCAATTGTAGGGTCTGGATTAAATCAATTATATCCAGCCTCAAATATCAATTTATTTAATAAAATGATGAATTCAGAGAATGCTTTAATTATGAGTGAATTTCATCAATATAGTGGAGCAAAAAAATGGAATTTTCCACGAAGGAATATATCAATTGCTGCAATATGTGATTTTTTATTGGTAGTTGAAGCTGGTAAAACAAGTGGAAGTTTAATTACAGCGCATGCCGCTTTAGATTTAGGTTGTCACGTGGGAGCTATTCCAGGTGATATAACTAGCTCAAATAGTGATGGTTGCAATCAACTTATAAAAAACGGGGCTTATTGTATACAATCACCAAAAGATGTCTTAGATATAATAAATTCTCTTAGCTATCTATATTCTTAGAGAAGAATTTGCTTCTTTCTTTGTAAGGAAATTACATGAAAAAAGAATTTTTTGAGCATTCTATGTTTCTATGTAATTATAAAATTATAACAGAATTCATTCAGCATTATTCTGAATATTCTTGTGCAAAAGATATCCATTGGTCGATCGTTTGTGAAAGAAAAGAAGATTTAATTACATTTCGTAATCAAATCTTCCATGAATTAAAAAAATTAAACCGAAATAATAATAAATCTGTATATGGCATTTCTATGTATACATTGGATAATTTAGCCAGAAATTTTTGTGCATCAATCTCAACTAGCGATAAAAATATTCTAAATCATATTCCAAATTTTATTTTACAACCATATTTAGATGTAATTAATCAAGAGAAATATATTGAATACTCTTTAAAAATGTTTAATTATTTTAATAATGATTCTCTGCCAATTGCAAAACAAATTCTATCTTTGATAGATATAAATTGGCCTGAAAGCACATCGCTAGCTAGTTTACTTTTTGACACACAAAGTAAAGATCAAATTAAAAGTGTTCAAGAAATAAATGAAATTTCATTAAAACAAATTTTAGCTACATATCAGTATTGTAAAGAGGGAATAAGTAATTTTAGTAGACTACAATCCTTAGTAAAAAATTATTTAAATATTGATTTTATTGAACATCTTTATAAATTTGAGACAAAATTAATTTTACCTAATAACTTTCTAAAAAGTAATATCATTTGGATTTGTGCTCCTGAATTTGCTACAAACCACAACAATCAATTAAATATTGAAGAAAATAATTATGACTTAATTAATACTATTAGACCAGGTAATTTTCAAAGCTATGTTGTTGATGACTTAAGAAGCTCTATTATAAAAACAAAGGAAATTTTAAATTATAAGAATACATTTTTTTGGACAAATAGAACTATTATTAAAGATTCATTCAATGATATAAAGCTAAATAGCGACAATATTTTTTTCAAAATTGCTAATAATAATCATTGTTTTATAAAAAAAGTAGATGAAGTGTTAGAATCCGAAAATTCTTTTAAAATACTTGCTGACTATGATCCAGGAAATTTAAAATTATATACACCATGCGCTTCTGGTAAGTATCCAATCAATGAAAGCATGATAGAAAACTGGGATTCCAACAATCAAAATTATTTTAAATTTCAAGAAATTTATCCGCAACTAGATAAATATTATAATGAATTTATTGAATATATTTCATTAGTAGAGAATATTGAAAAAATAGAAAAAATTGCTGATATTTATTCAATAAAAACAAAAATTAATAATAATTTTATTCTATCACTACTTAAAAATTTTCTATCACAACAAACTGTGCAAATTGGTGAACCACATTCCGTAAATAGTCTTCCTAAAGCTCTATCATTTTTTAATTCAGACACTTTTCCAAATAATATTTTTTGCATAGGAAGAGCTCATGCGGCAACAAACTCAAGTTTTAATGTAAAAGTTTTAAACAATGCCATAACTTTATTAAGAAAAAATGGTGTGCCAATTGATCTTCCTGCAAGTGAAATTATGTACAAAGGCTTTTGGAAAAATATATGCAACTCTTCAATACCAATATCATTTCTATTAAATTCTGTTGATGAAATGGAAAAATTTCCTCCCTATATTGTTTTAAATAAAAATGTTGAATTTTTTGGTGAAAAGTTAAATTTTACTTCTATAAATAGCTTAAAGAAAAAACTAAATGAAAATTTGCAAAATAAAAACTGGGAAGAATTTTTATTAAAGAATAAAAATAGAATATCTATTACTAGCTTTGAAAAATATATTAATTGTCCATTAAATTTTTATTTACAAGAAGTTCTTAAATTAAAAAAAGAAAAAGATATTTATTTAAAATCTGATCCTTTGGTAATTGGAAGTAAAATGCATTTAGTTTGTGAACAACTTATTTCACGCTTAGTAACAATACTTGGAAATTCAAATTACAATAAATTAATGCCTAAAATTTATGAAGAAATTATAATGCATCTAAAAAATGAAAAACTTTTTATTTCGCAATCAATCCAAGAATGGAAATTATGCT
This is a stretch of genomic DNA from Pigmentibacter ruber. It encodes these proteins:
- a CDS encoding DNA-processing protein DprA; the protein is MIFNNECSTLTSEELWFLQTNLSIKELNRVQNFLSNHFNYNSSSYSLEKITKKCNLNINFECIDKKESNKKIIPYYHLEKIIHRKWEHPCLLAYQYCGNLQILEKPKIGIIGSRKPTFYGRKIAADFSKELTIAGNTIISGGAIGIDSIANSVAFEYGSSCAIVGSGLNQLYPASNINLFNKMMNSENALIMSEFHQYSGAKKWNFPRRNISIAAICDFLLVVEAGKTSGSLITAHAALDLGCHVGAIPGDITSSNSDGCNQLIKNGAYCIQSPKDVLDIINSLSYLYS
- a CDS encoding PD-(D/E)XK nuclease family protein, which gives rise to MKKEFFEHSMFLCNYKIITEFIQHYSEYSCAKDIHWSIVCERKEDLITFRNQIFHELKKLNRNNNKSVYGISMYTLDNLARNFCASISTSDKNILNHIPNFILQPYLDVINQEKYIEYSLKMFNYFNNDSLPIAKQILSLIDINWPESTSLASLLFDTQSKDQIKSVQEINEISLKQILATYQYCKEGISNFSRLQSLVKNYLNIDFIEHLYKFETKLILPNNFLKSNIIWICAPEFATNHNNQLNIEENNYDLINTIRPGNFQSYVVDDLRSSIIKTKEILNYKNTFFWTNRTIIKDSFNDIKLNSDNIFFKIANNNHCFIKKVDEVLESENSFKILADYDPGNLKLYTPCASGKYPINESMIENWDSNNQNYFKFQEIYPQLDKYYNEFIEYISLVENIEKIEKIADIYSIKTKINNNFILSLLKNFLSQQTVQIGEPHSVNSLPKALSFFNSDTFPNNIFCIGRAHAATNSSFNVKVLNNAITLLRKNGVPIDLPASEIMYKGFWKNICNSSIPISFLLNSVDEMEKFPPYIVLNKNVEFFGEKLNFTSINSLKKKLNENLQNKNWEEFLLKNKNRISITSFEKYINCPLNFYLQEVLKLKKEKDIYLKSDPLVIGSKMHLVCEQLISRLVTILGNSNYNKLMPKIYEEIIMHLKNEKLFISQSIQEWKLCFKDILIKYGYIFFDQIFSAFEEAIELIWNTNENSFQAIQDREILKRTFYRFIFIEKELALENSNSLVGIERERPIQIDIAGISFVGKIDRIDCTSEGIKIIDYKTANIPKTEKKLALLPSELKKPNSKSAKLSVQGALYCLAWADKHLFEDDGENLNRNQITSFALFHLKNLDTSQNPILNYEFLNPLKKDNKIFYEMLNEYSEYVEKLKQGYFQPSPLKETYCNFCDYKNICPAKVNNINSDESSVEQIN